In Oncorhynchus keta strain PuntledgeMale-10-30-2019 chromosome 19, Oket_V2, whole genome shotgun sequence, a single genomic region encodes these proteins:
- the LOC118398192 gene encoding death domain-associated protein 6-like isoform X1, translated as MFSRWEKFRCRAPKNSPYLMAVASAAVMDSIVILDDDEEEERPQPSSSTTSSKLSANQRTPPKIQQPAPTHITQSPFAMVKKESHVLQAENQKLFTEFVDYCSAQTQDCPEVMTFLHAKHSKASPDFLSSVEFRNTLGRCLTRAQASRTKTFVYINELCTVLKQHSDKRRQSVVKVGPTAGEKEEEMEEEAPTDELPSTSGQQEEKEEALEDEKEKKTKKASRRQIAYLENLLKMYNDEIRRLQEKELSVNELEEEDSSYIQEHKLKRKMMKIYDKLCELKGCSSLTGRVIEQRIQYKGTRYPEVNRKIERFINSPEAQLNPPDYTDILQHVRRANERHGLNLSRKQLTQISQDAFRETGNRLQERRHLDMVYNFGSHLTDFYKPATDPALLDPTLARKLRSNREVALSSLEQVISKYALKQDDTEEEERSKRIERDRQKKESLAQEATTADDNPLAKGEDDCEEQAEEEDDEDDESSDPDIEEEIQASKAQAGPEEEEDNEVEAAIESETEVDGGSDGDQVGGEKEENAEEDTDSVTRGISPVSRGDTPRISSLVDQSPTDSPSQSEAMEADKGNESSDTNFRKEDVVSSNHISAVSVSTSVETKDSSASPMAANQVSLPPSPVLISTNEDSCTVITETRSANCSPRPPSPKDTPRGRKRRRKEEVESRKFHNGDLRHHNGSQSDIPLDMGVVTSSLLQADSTRADTPTQEMVTSSQSTPPPKKNKVNVATQCDPDEVIVLSDSE; from the exons ATGTTCTCGCGCTGGGAGAAATTTCGGTGTCGAGCGC CAAAGAATAGTCCCTATCTGATGGCGGTTGCCTCAGCAGCAGTGATGGACAGTATTGTAATccttgatgatgatgaagaggaggagaggcctcagCCTTCTTCCTCCACCACATCCTCTAAACTCTCAGCCAATCAGCGTACCCCCCCCAAAATCCAGCAGCCCGCTCCTACTCACATCACCCAATCTCCGTTCGCCATGGTGAAGAAAGAGAGCCATGTTCTTCAAGCAGAGAACCAGAAGCTCTTTACTGAG TTTGTAGATTACTGCTCGGCCCAAACGCAGGACTGCCCCGAGGTCATGACCTTCCTGCACGCAAAGCACTCCAAGGCGTCACCGGACTTTCTGTCCTCGGTAGAGTTCCGCAACACGCTGGGCCGCTGCCTGACGCGCGCCCAGGCCAGCCGCACCAAGACCTTCGTCTACATCAACGAGCTGTGTACCGTCCTCAAACAGCACTCGGACAAGAGGAGGCAGAGTGTTGTGAAGGTGGGGCCTACTgctggggagaaggaggaggagatggaagaggaggCACCGACAGATGAGCTACCGTCTACCTCAGGGCagcaggaagagaaggaggaggcgtTGGAGGacgagaaggagaagaagacGAAGAAGGCTTCCCGGAGACAG ATTGCGTACCTGGAGAACCTGCTGAAGATGTACAATGATGAGATCCGGCGGCTGCAGGAGAAGGAGCTGAGCGTCAAcgagctggaggaggaggactCCAGCTATATCCAGGAGCACAAGCTAAAACGAAAG ATGATGAAGATCTATGATAAGCTCTGTGAGCTGAAGGGCTGCAGCAGTCTGACAGGCCGAGTGATCGAGCAGAGGATCCAATACAAAGGGACACGCTACCCTGAGGTCAACAGAAAG ATTGAGCGTTTCATCAATAGTCCCGAGGCTCAGCTGAATCCCCCCGACTACACGGACATCCTGCAGCATGTCCGTCGGGCCAACGAGCGCCACGGCCTCAACCTCAGCAGAAAGCAGCTGACCCAGATCTCCCAGGATGCCTTCCGCGAGACTGGAAACCGACTGCAGGAGAGACGCCACCTCGACATGGTCTACAACTTCGGCTCGCACCTCACAGACTTCTACAAACCCG CTACTGACCCTGCCCTGTTGGACCCCACGTTGGCCCGTAAGCTGCGCTCTAACCGGGAGGTGGCTCTCTCCAGCCTGGAGCAGGTCATCTCCAAATACGCCCTGAAGCAGGATGacacggaggaggaggagaggagtaaacggatagagagagacaggcagaagaAAGAG TCATTGGCGCAGGAGGCCACCACAGCCGATGACAATCCCTTGGCGAAGGGAGAGGATGATTGTGAGGAACAagctgaggaagaggatgatgaagaCGATGAGTCGTCTGATCCAGACATCGAGGAGGAGATCCAGGCCAGCAAAGCGCAAGCAGGGCCAG aggaggaggaggacaatgaGGTAGAGGCAGCAATCGAGAGTGAAACCGAGGTTGATGGGGGGAGTGACGGAGACCAGgttggaggagagaaagaagagaacgCTGAGGAGGACACAGACTCTGTGACGAGAGGAATCAGCCCCGTCTCCCGGGGTGACACCCCGCGGATCTCCTCCTTAGTCGACCAATCCCCCACAGACAGCCCCAGCCAATCGGAGGCGATGGAGGCCGACAAGGGGAACGAATCATCCGATACCAACTTCAGAAAGGAAGACGTTGTTTCCTCCAATCACATTTCGGCTGTCTCTGTAAGCACTAGTGTGGAAACTAAGGACTCCTCAGCCTCCCCCATGGCGGCGAATCAGGTCTCTTTGCCTCCGTCACCAGTGCTGATTTCGACCAATGAGGACTCCTGCACGGTCATCACTGAGACGAGGTCAGCAAATTGCAGCCCCAGGCCACCCAGTCCCAAAGACACCCCCAGAggcaggaagagaaggaggaaagaaGAGGTGGAATCCCGGAAGTTTCACAACGGGGATCTAAGGCACCACAATGGGAG TCAGAGTGACATCCCTCTGGACATGGGCGTGGTGACCAGTAGCCTCCTGCAGGCAGACTCCACCAGGGCAGACACTCCCACCCAGGAGATGGTCACCAGCTCCCAGTCCACCCCGCCACCGAAGAAAAACAAG GTCAACGTGGCCACCCAGTGTGACCCGGACGAAGTGATCGTCCTTTCGGACTCGGAATAA
- the LOC118398192 gene encoding death domain-associated protein 6-like isoform X2: MAVASAAVMDSIVILDDDEEEERPQPSSSTTSSKLSANQRTPPKIQQPAPTHITQSPFAMVKKESHVLQAENQKLFTEFVDYCSAQTQDCPEVMTFLHAKHSKASPDFLSSVEFRNTLGRCLTRAQASRTKTFVYINELCTVLKQHSDKRRQSVVKVGPTAGEKEEEMEEEAPTDELPSTSGQQEEKEEALEDEKEKKTKKASRRQIAYLENLLKMYNDEIRRLQEKELSVNELEEEDSSYIQEHKLKRKMMKIYDKLCELKGCSSLTGRVIEQRIQYKGTRYPEVNRKIERFINSPEAQLNPPDYTDILQHVRRANERHGLNLSRKQLTQISQDAFRETGNRLQERRHLDMVYNFGSHLTDFYKPATDPALLDPTLARKLRSNREVALSSLEQVISKYALKQDDTEEEERSKRIERDRQKKESLAQEATTADDNPLAKGEDDCEEQAEEEDDEDDESSDPDIEEEIQASKAQAGPEEEEDNEVEAAIESETEVDGGSDGDQVGGEKEENAEEDTDSVTRGISPVSRGDTPRISSLVDQSPTDSPSQSEAMEADKGNESSDTNFRKEDVVSSNHISAVSVSTSVETKDSSASPMAANQVSLPPSPVLISTNEDSCTVITETRSANCSPRPPSPKDTPRGRKRRRKEEVESRKFHNGDLRHHNGSQSDIPLDMGVVTSSLLQADSTRADTPTQEMVTSSQSTPPPKKNKVNVATQCDPDEVIVLSDSE, from the exons ATGGCGGTTGCCTCAGCAGCAGTGATGGACAGTATTGTAATccttgatgatgatgaagaggaggagaggcctcagCCTTCTTCCTCCACCACATCCTCTAAACTCTCAGCCAATCAGCGTACCCCCCCCAAAATCCAGCAGCCCGCTCCTACTCACATCACCCAATCTCCGTTCGCCATGGTGAAGAAAGAGAGCCATGTTCTTCAAGCAGAGAACCAGAAGCTCTTTACTGAG TTTGTAGATTACTGCTCGGCCCAAACGCAGGACTGCCCCGAGGTCATGACCTTCCTGCACGCAAAGCACTCCAAGGCGTCACCGGACTTTCTGTCCTCGGTAGAGTTCCGCAACACGCTGGGCCGCTGCCTGACGCGCGCCCAGGCCAGCCGCACCAAGACCTTCGTCTACATCAACGAGCTGTGTACCGTCCTCAAACAGCACTCGGACAAGAGGAGGCAGAGTGTTGTGAAGGTGGGGCCTACTgctggggagaaggaggaggagatggaagaggaggCACCGACAGATGAGCTACCGTCTACCTCAGGGCagcaggaagagaaggaggaggcgtTGGAGGacgagaaggagaagaagacGAAGAAGGCTTCCCGGAGACAG ATTGCGTACCTGGAGAACCTGCTGAAGATGTACAATGATGAGATCCGGCGGCTGCAGGAGAAGGAGCTGAGCGTCAAcgagctggaggaggaggactCCAGCTATATCCAGGAGCACAAGCTAAAACGAAAG ATGATGAAGATCTATGATAAGCTCTGTGAGCTGAAGGGCTGCAGCAGTCTGACAGGCCGAGTGATCGAGCAGAGGATCCAATACAAAGGGACACGCTACCCTGAGGTCAACAGAAAG ATTGAGCGTTTCATCAATAGTCCCGAGGCTCAGCTGAATCCCCCCGACTACACGGACATCCTGCAGCATGTCCGTCGGGCCAACGAGCGCCACGGCCTCAACCTCAGCAGAAAGCAGCTGACCCAGATCTCCCAGGATGCCTTCCGCGAGACTGGAAACCGACTGCAGGAGAGACGCCACCTCGACATGGTCTACAACTTCGGCTCGCACCTCACAGACTTCTACAAACCCG CTACTGACCCTGCCCTGTTGGACCCCACGTTGGCCCGTAAGCTGCGCTCTAACCGGGAGGTGGCTCTCTCCAGCCTGGAGCAGGTCATCTCCAAATACGCCCTGAAGCAGGATGacacggaggaggaggagaggagtaaacggatagagagagacaggcagaagaAAGAG TCATTGGCGCAGGAGGCCACCACAGCCGATGACAATCCCTTGGCGAAGGGAGAGGATGATTGTGAGGAACAagctgaggaagaggatgatgaagaCGATGAGTCGTCTGATCCAGACATCGAGGAGGAGATCCAGGCCAGCAAAGCGCAAGCAGGGCCAG aggaggaggaggacaatgaGGTAGAGGCAGCAATCGAGAGTGAAACCGAGGTTGATGGGGGGAGTGACGGAGACCAGgttggaggagagaaagaagagaacgCTGAGGAGGACACAGACTCTGTGACGAGAGGAATCAGCCCCGTCTCCCGGGGTGACACCCCGCGGATCTCCTCCTTAGTCGACCAATCCCCCACAGACAGCCCCAGCCAATCGGAGGCGATGGAGGCCGACAAGGGGAACGAATCATCCGATACCAACTTCAGAAAGGAAGACGTTGTTTCCTCCAATCACATTTCGGCTGTCTCTGTAAGCACTAGTGTGGAAACTAAGGACTCCTCAGCCTCCCCCATGGCGGCGAATCAGGTCTCTTTGCCTCCGTCACCAGTGCTGATTTCGACCAATGAGGACTCCTGCACGGTCATCACTGAGACGAGGTCAGCAAATTGCAGCCCCAGGCCACCCAGTCCCAAAGACACCCCCAGAggcaggaagagaaggaggaaagaaGAGGTGGAATCCCGGAAGTTTCACAACGGGGATCTAAGGCACCACAATGGGAG TCAGAGTGACATCCCTCTGGACATGGGCGTGGTGACCAGTAGCCTCCTGCAGGCAGACTCCACCAGGGCAGACACTCCCACCCAGGAGATGGTCACCAGCTCCCAGTCCACCCCGCCACCGAAGAAAAACAAG GTCAACGTGGCCACCCAGTGTGACCCGGACGAAGTGATCGTCCTTTCGGACTCGGAATAA